One window from the genome of Halococcus agarilyticus encodes:
- the kynU gene encoding kynureninase, with protein sequence MDEGFEPDRTYAERRDRDDPLSWCRERFAVPDGIYLDGNSLGPLSADAERALDDAVDEWRELGIGGWTDADPPWFRYGERLGDRLAPLVGARESEVVVANSTTVNIHTLIGTFLDGLDDGAKILVNELDFPTDHYAIRAQFRQRGIDPDEGLVVVESDDGRTIDEERVVRAMDDENIEILFMPSVLYRSGQLLDVEYLTRAAHERDVLAGFDLAHSIGVVPHALSNHDVDFAVWCSYKYLNAGPGAIAGLYVNQKHFGATPALAGWWGHEKATQFEMNSMFTPAADAGAYQIGTVPVLAAAPLDGALDLIEEVGIDAIREKSLALTSYLVDLVDERLGDGTDGADDCSVGTPRDPERRGGHVAIEHPDAERIAQALTESGVVVDFRPPNVVRMCPSPLYTGYAEVWDAIERWRGIVDSGAYERFDTDRSGVT encoded by the coding sequence ATGGACGAGGGGTTCGAACCAGACAGGACGTACGCCGAGCGACGCGACCGCGACGATCCGCTTTCGTGGTGTCGGGAGCGTTTCGCGGTCCCCGACGGGATCTATCTCGATGGGAACTCGCTGGGACCGCTGTCGGCCGACGCCGAGCGGGCGCTCGACGACGCCGTCGACGAGTGGCGGGAGCTGGGAATCGGTGGCTGGACCGACGCCGACCCGCCGTGGTTTCGCTACGGCGAGCGCCTCGGCGACCGGCTCGCGCCGCTCGTCGGCGCACGCGAGTCCGAGGTGGTGGTCGCAAATTCGACCACCGTCAACATCCACACCCTGATCGGCACGTTCCTCGACGGGCTCGACGACGGGGCGAAGATCCTCGTGAACGAACTCGATTTCCCGACGGACCACTACGCGATCCGGGCGCAGTTCCGCCAACGGGGGATCGACCCCGACGAGGGGCTCGTGGTCGTCGAAAGCGACGACGGCCGGACGATCGACGAGGAGCGCGTCGTCCGGGCGATGGACGACGAGAACATCGAGATCCTGTTCATGCCATCGGTGCTCTATCGCAGCGGCCAGCTCCTCGACGTCGAGTATCTCACGAGAGCGGCCCACGAGCGGGACGTGCTCGCCGGGTTCGATCTCGCGCACTCGATCGGCGTCGTGCCGCACGCCCTCTCGAACCACGATGTCGACTTCGCGGTCTGGTGCTCGTACAAGTACCTCAACGCCGGGCCGGGCGCGATCGCAGGGCTCTACGTCAACCAGAAACATTTCGGTGCGACGCCCGCCCTGGCCGGCTGGTGGGGCCACGAGAAGGCGACCCAGTTCGAGATGAATTCGATGTTCACGCCGGCAGCCGACGCCGGCGCGTACCAGATCGGCACCGTCCCAGTACTCGCCGCCGCGCCGCTCGACGGCGCGCTCGACCTCATCGAGGAGGTCGGGATCGACGCGATCCGCGAGAAGTCGCTCGCCCTGACGTCGTATCTCGTCGACCTCGTGGACGAACGTCTCGGCGACGGGACTGACGGGGCGGACGACTGTTCGGTCGGAACGCCCCGCGATCCCGAACGGCGGGGCGGCCACGTCGCGATCGAACACCCCGATGCCGAGCGGATCGCGCAGGCGCTGACCGAGAGTGGCGTGGTGGTCGACTTCCGGCCGCCGAACGTCGTGAGAATGTGTCCGTCGCCACTGTACACCGGTTACGCCGAGGTCTGGGACGCGATCGAGCGCTGGCGAGGGATCGTCGATTCGGGAGCGTACGAGCGGTTCGATACGGATCGCTCGGGCGTCACCTGA
- a CDS encoding cupin domain-containing protein yields MLDQYPDLAPDDGEVLTAELVVTDDVLVKAFALGPGGRVDPHDHADATNVFHVVEGTVVVTRDDEEERVSAPGVVPNERGAVHGARNETDERAVLTASLCPLPS; encoded by the coding sequence GTGCTCGATCAGTATCCCGACCTCGCGCCCGACGACGGCGAGGTCCTGACCGCCGAACTCGTGGTGACCGACGACGTGCTGGTGAAGGCGTTCGCGCTCGGTCCCGGCGGGCGCGTCGACCCCCACGATCACGCCGACGCGACCAACGTCTTCCACGTCGTCGAGGGAACGGTCGTGGTGACGCGGGACGACGAGGAGGAGCGGGTGAGCGCGCCTGGTGTCGTCCCCAACGAGCGTGGCGCGGTCCACGGCGCGCGCAACGAGACCGACGAACGGGCGGTGCTGACCGCGAGCCTCTGTCCGCTGCCGTCGTGA
- a CDS encoding aldo/keto reductase, which yields MEHVTIQGVSVPAIGLGTWRMTGPTCRRAVSTALDCGYRRVDTAQAYGNEREVGAAIDVADVDREDVFLTTKLDAGNRDRDSVLDSTRESLDKLRTEYVDLLLIHQPNPVADLSETLDAMDELVDEGSVEHIGVSNFGVERLHTARQHADAPILADQVQYHPFWDQTTLLDYCQINDIMLTAYSPLAHGGAVDDDVLRDVGARYGKTPAQVALRWLVQQENVSTIPKSTSPEHLEANLQVFDFELTDAEMDAIARPSLSRTASSFLRQRLPF from the coding sequence ATGGAACACGTCACTATCCAGGGTGTCTCGGTCCCGGCCATCGGGCTCGGTACGTGGCGGATGACCGGCCCGACCTGCCGGCGCGCCGTGTCGACCGCGCTCGATTGCGGCTATCGCCGGGTCGACACCGCCCAGGCGTACGGCAACGAGCGCGAGGTCGGCGCGGCGATCGACGTCGCCGACGTGGATCGCGAGGACGTCTTCCTCACCACCAAGCTCGATGCCGGCAATCGCGATCGCGATTCGGTCCTCGACTCCACCCGCGAGAGTCTCGACAAGCTCCGAACCGAGTACGTGGACCTCCTCCTGATCCACCAGCCGAACCCGGTCGCCGACCTCTCGGAAACCCTCGACGCGATGGACGAGCTCGTCGACGAGGGTAGCGTCGAGCACATCGGCGTCTCGAACTTCGGCGTCGAGCGGCTCCACACCGCACGTCAGCACGCCGACGCCCCGATCCTCGCCGATCAGGTTCAGTACCATCCGTTCTGGGATCAGACCACGCTGCTCGACTACTGCCAGATCAACGATATCATGCTGACGGCGTACAGCCCACTGGCCCACGGCGGTGCGGTCGACGACGACGTGCTCCGTGACGTCGGCGCGCGCTACGGCAAGACCCCCGCTCAGGTTGCGCTCCGATGGCTGGTCCAGCAGGAGAACGTCTCGACCATCCCCAAATCCACCAGCCCCGAACATCTCGAAGCCAACCTCCAGGTGTTCGACTTCGAACTCACCGACGCGGAGATGGACGCAATCGCGCGGCCGTCGCTCTCGCGCACCGCGTCGAGCTTCCTCCGCCAGCGCCTCCCGTTCTGA
- a CDS encoding creatininase family protein, protein MSSRTSVRLAEHTWPEIKAALDDGTTTAVVAVGSVEQHGPHLPVIMDTLAGDELARRIADRLGDALAAPTIRPGCSGHHMAFPGTITIPSETLMSLIRSYCESLDEHGFEHVVLIPTHGGNFAPVNTVAPEIAREIDASVIAIADLDENMRLMNEGLAEAGVEYEEPVIHAGAAETAIVLAVNEGLVRTDELTVGHEGEVSASRLLSEGFDAISENGVLGDPREGTAEAGEAILERIATPYAERIETERDAAR, encoded by the coding sequence ATGTCTTCTCGCACGTCAGTCCGGCTAGCGGAGCACACGTGGCCCGAGATCAAGGCGGCGCTCGACGACGGCACCACGACGGCGGTCGTGGCCGTCGGGTCGGTCGAACAGCACGGTCCCCACCTCCCGGTGATCATGGACACGCTCGCAGGCGACGAACTCGCCCGTCGGATCGCCGACCGCCTCGGCGACGCGCTCGCCGCACCCACGATCCGGCCAGGCTGTTCGGGCCATCACATGGCGTTTCCCGGCACGATCACGATCCCATCCGAGACGCTGATGAGCCTGATCAGGTCGTACTGCGAGTCGCTCGACGAGCACGGGTTCGAGCACGTCGTCTTGATACCGACTCACGGCGGCAACTTCGCGCCCGTCAACACCGTCGCGCCCGAGATCGCCAGGGAGATCGACGCGAGCGTGATCGCCATCGCGGATCTCGACGAGAACATGCGGCTGATGAACGAGGGACTCGCCGAGGCCGGCGTCGAGTACGAGGAGCCGGTGATCCACGCCGGAGCCGCCGAAACCGCGATCGTGCTCGCGGTGAACGAGGGGCTCGTCCGGACGGACGAGCTCACGGTCGGCCACGAGGGCGAGGTTTCGGCGTCACGACTGCTCAGCGAGGGGTTCGACGCGATCAGCGAGAACGGTGTGCTCGGCGATCCGCGGGAGGGGACGGCCGAAGCGGGTGAGGCGATCCTCGAACGCATCGCAACCCCGTACGCCGAGCGGATCGAGACCGAACGCGACGCCGCCCGATGA
- a CDS encoding MBL fold metallo-hydrolase: MATRLGDGIWWFGLRGVNAYLVEDDVLTLVDAGTPLDAGAIAAGIEETGHAVRDVERVLLTHYDMDHVGTLSRLDDLDAVVRTGAADAAMLTGETNPPWRNHKGALQRATGPFLGCDLPVAAIDDGDSVGTFTAYHTPGHTPGHTAFVSEERSAGFLGDLVFESDGSLDSSPWLVSYDTDEARESVRSLAERAPAFDALGMGHGVPFVRDGDQRLADLARQLR; the protein is encoded by the coding sequence ATGGCGACACGACTCGGCGACGGCATCTGGTGGTTCGGTCTCCGCGGCGTGAACGCGTATCTGGTCGAGGACGACGTCCTCACGCTGGTCGACGCCGGCACACCGCTCGACGCGGGAGCCATCGCGGCCGGCATCGAGGAGACCGGTCACGCCGTCAGGGACGTCGAGCGCGTCCTCCTGACTCACTACGACATGGATCACGTCGGGACGCTTTCCCGGCTCGACGACCTCGATGCAGTCGTGCGGACGGGGGCGGCCGACGCCGCGATGCTCACCGGCGAGACCAACCCACCGTGGCGCAACCACAAGGGGGCGCTCCAGCGCGCCACGGGACCGTTCCTCGGCTGTGACCTCCCGGTCGCGGCGATCGACGACGGCGACTCCGTCGGGACGTTCACGGCGTATCACACGCCCGGTCACACCCCCGGCCACACCGCGTTCGTGAGCGAGGAGCGCTCCGCGGGCTTTCTCGGCGATCTCGTCTTCGAGAGCGACGGTTCGCTCGATTCCTCGCCGTGGCTCGTGAGCTACGACACCGACGAAGCCCGCGAGAGCGTCCGATCGCTCGCCGAGCGCGCGCCAGCGTTCGACGCCCTCGGGATGGGTCACGGCGTGCCGTTCGTCCGCGACGGCGACCAGCGCCTCGCGGACCTCGCGCGCCAACTCCGGTAG
- a CDS encoding DUF7126 family protein: MSDTNDKVAVLTGPDPEGLGDALEAHGVSVARIDGTANRPALEDGGIGEADLFVLTDVGHATSIPVALDLAADLRVIVYARESLPEFAKGQADLLVDPGLLDADTVAEELAG; encoded by the coding sequence ATGAGTGACACGAACGACAAAGTAGCAGTCCTCACCGGACCCGATCCCGAGGGACTTGGCGACGCGCTCGAAGCGCACGGCGTATCGGTAGCCCGGATCGACGGCACGGCGAACCGGCCGGCGCTGGAGGACGGCGGAATCGGTGAGGCGGACCTGTTCGTGCTGACCGACGTCGGTCACGCGACCTCGATCCCGGTCGCGCTTGATCTCGCTGCCGATCTCCGAGTGATCGTCTACGCGCGTGAATCGCTGCCCGAGTTCGCGAAAGGGCAGGCGGATCTGCTCGTCGATCCCGGGCTGCTGGACGCCGATACCGTCGCCGAGGAACTCGCTGGTTAG